The following proteins are co-located in the Agromyces laixinhei genome:
- a CDS encoding LysM peptidoglycan-binding domain-containing protein → MSAVIATTGFQAARVLPRDRVRDESSRTRLRLTRRGRIVFTSLAALPIVIWAFVIVLGSGGAAADIDGAGAAVSFEYVTVGHGDSLWGIAETVDPNADVREVIDEIIRLNGLDGAMVEPGQRLALPIAP, encoded by the coding sequence TTTCAAGCCGCACGGGTGCTCCCGCGCGACCGGGTGCGAGATGAGTCTTCGCGTACCCGACTCCGACTGACGCGGCGCGGCCGCATCGTCTTCACTTCGCTGGCCGCGCTCCCGATCGTGATCTGGGCGTTCGTCATCGTGCTCGGCTCCGGGGGTGCCGCCGCCGATATCGACGGTGCGGGCGCTGCCGTTTCCTTCGAGTACGTGACCGTCGGGCACGGCGATTCGCTCTGGGGCATCGCTGAAACGGTCGATCCCAACGCCGACGTGCGCGAGGTCATCGATGAGATCATCCGTCTCAACGGTCTCGATGGGGCGATGGTCGAGCCCGGGCAGCGGCTCGCGCTGCCGATCGCACCGTGA